In Methanothermobacter tenebrarum, the sequence GTCTGCAGTTTTTTACTGTAGGGGTCGTTAGCAGTTAATACGATGGGATGCTTTGACTCCTTTATTATCTTGTTTATTGCGCGCACCCCCCCACGGTCCTCGTTTCCATGGATGCCATCAACTTCGTCGAGTATGATGAGTTTGAGGTTATCATCAAATAATGATCTGGTGGTTGATGCTTCTCCTATAATGTTTATGAGGAGGTCGTAGGATCTTTTGTCACTGGCGTTAAGTTCTAGTTTATCTGAGAAATAAGAGCCGATAATATGGGCTAGTGTTGTCTTCCCAGTTCCTGGGGGTCCTATTAGTAGGAGTGGGGGTTGTGGTTTGCCGTCTTTCCATGCTTGGATCCATTCTTTTATTTCCTCGATGGCTTTTTTGTTCCCCACCATCTCATCGAATGTGCTCGGCCGGTATTTTTCAGTCCATGACATCCTCTTGCCCCGGTCACTCAGATAGGAATGTTGCAAGCAGCGCCTCTAATTGTATTCTGGGATTTGCGCCTTCTCTTATCCTGAAATCATATTCTCCAATGGAATCTATGAATTTTATGTAGGTTTCGGCTTCTAGGACGCCCTCCATGGCCAGTCTTGAAACTTCCTGGTATATTTGATCCACCATATCCTCTCCACTCACACCCTGTAATATCATGATCTCCCTTAAAAGATTCCTAGCGTCCATGAAATCCCCCTTGAGGGCTGTTTTTATCATCCTACGGACGTCCTTTGGCCTGGCCCTTGAAACCACTTCGTATATTGTGTCCTCGGTTATTTTTTCTTGTAGTGAGGCTGCTGCCTGTAGTATGTTTATGGCTTTTCTAAGGTCGCCTTCTGATAGATAAGCTATGATGTCTAGGGCTGTTGGTTCATAGTCTAGTTCTTCCTTCTCTGCGATGTATTCTAGCCTTTCCTTTATCTGGTGTCCCTTGAGTGGTAAGAAGCGGAATATTGCACATCTTGACTGTAATGGTTCTATTATCCTAGACGAGTAATTACAGGAGAGTATGAATGCTGCCGTTTTTGTGTACATTTCCATTTCCCTTCTGAGGGCGTGCTGGGCGTCCCTTGTCATGTTGTCTACTTCGTCGAGGAATATTATCCTGAATGGTGCGCCTATTGGTTTTAAGCGGCAGAAATTTTTGATGTTAGTTCTTACCGTGTCTATTCCCCTCGCATCAGAAGCGTTAAGTTCTAGGAAGTTTTGCCTCCAATTTTCT encodes:
- a CDS encoding replication factor C small subunit produces the protein MEGPWVEKYRPRTLDEIVGQGHIISRLKRYVEQKSMPNLMFTGPAGVGKTTAALALAKEILGENWRQNFLELNASDARGIDTVRTNIKNFCRLKPIGAPFRIIFLDEVDNMTRDAQHALRREMEMYTKTAAFILSCNYSSRIIEPLQSRCAIFRFLPLKGHQIKERLEYIAEKEELDYEPTALDIIAYLSEGDLRKAINILQAAASLQEKITEDTIYEVVSRARPKDVRRMIKTALKGDFMDARNLLREIMILQGVSGEDMVDQIYQEVSRLAMEGVLEAETYIKFIDSIGEYDFRIREGANPRIQLEALLATFLSE